In the genome of Oncorhynchus clarkii lewisi isolate Uvic-CL-2024 chromosome 4, UVic_Ocla_1.0, whole genome shotgun sequence, one region contains:
- the LOC139406382 gene encoding apoptosis inhibitor 5, protein MAVTIEELYRNYGILADAKPEDLSQHKDAYQVILDGVKGGPKEKRLAAQFIPKFFSSFPELADAAINAQLDLCEDEDVSIRRQAIKELPRFAAGENIVRVADILTQLLQTEDSAEFNQVNTALVSIFKMDAKATLGGLFSQILQGEDIVRERAIKFLSIKLKTMPEDAMTKEVEDYIFTETKKVLEDVTGEEFVLLMRILMVLKGLQTMSGRQQLVELVVEQAFLEQALNPADPDTVDRLLQCTRQALPLFSKNVHSTRFVTYFCDHVLPNLSSLTSPVAELDIQLEVLKLLAEMSPFCGDMEKVETNLTMLFEKLLEFMPLPPEAEGEKGENTLSDEPKLQFSYVECLLFSFHQLGKKLPDFLIDKINAERLKDFKIRLQYFARGLQVYIRQLRVALQGKTGDALKTEENKIKVVALKITNNINVLIKDLFHNPPSYKSTVTLSWKPVQKAEAVALKRPSGEDMGAGSTMKKQLSPPLPRRDARQIYNPPSGKYSATIGNFSNEQRGGFRGGRGRGFGGRGRGRIY, encoded by the exons ATGGCGGTCACTATCGAGGAGCTGTATCGTAACTATGGGATTCTTGCTGATGCCAAGCCGGAGGATCTGAGCCAG CACAAAGATGCCTATCAGGTGATCCTTGATGGCGTGAAAGGGGGTCCTAAAGAGAAGCGCTTGGCAGCACAGTTCATTCCCAAATTCTTCAGCAGTTTCCCAGAGCTGGCGGATGCAGCAATCAACGCTCAGCTTGACCTGTGTGAGGATGAAGACGTCTCG ATTCGGAGGCAGGCCATCAAAGAGCTCCCCCGTTTCGCAGCCGGGGAGAACATCGTCAGGGTAGCAGATATCCTCACCCAGCTTCTCCAGACAG AAGATTCGGCCGAATTCAACCAAGTGAACACGGCTCTGGTCTCCATCTTCAAGATGGACGCGAAGG CTACACTAGGAGGTCTGTTCTCTCAGATCCTGCAGGGGGAGGACATAGTAAGGGAGAGGGCCATCAAGTTCCTCTCCATCAAGCTGAAGACCATGCCTGAGGACGCCATGACCAAGGAGGTGGAGGACTACATCTTCACCGAGACAAAGAAG GTGCTGGAGGACGTGACTGGGGAAGAGTTTGTGCTGCTGATGCGGATCCTGATGGTGCTGAAGGGCCTGCAGACGATGAGTGGACGGCAGCAGCTGGTGGAGCTGGTGGTGGAGCAGGCCTTTCTGGAGCAGGCCCTGAACCCCGCTGACCCTGACACTGTGGACCGCCTGCTGCAGTGCACGCGCCAGGCCCTGCCCCTCTTCTCT AAAAATGTCCATTCCACCCGCTTCGTCACTTACTTCTGTGACCACGTCCTGCCCAACCTCAGCTCCCTGACCAGTCCCGTGGCAGAGCTGGACATTCAGCTGGAG gtgttgaAGCTGCTTGCTGAGATGAGTCCATTCTGTGGAGACATGGAGAAGGTGGAGACCAACCTCACCATGCTGTTTGAGAAGCTGCTG GAGTTCATGCCGCTGCCTCCAGAGGCGGAGGGTGAGAAAGGCGAGAACACACTGAGCGACGAGCCCAAGCTGCAGTTCAGCTACGTGGAGTGTCTCCTCTTCAGCTTCCACCAGCTGGGCAAAAAGCTCCCCGATTTCCTCATTGACAAGATCAATGCAGAGCGCCTCAAAGACTTCAAGATCAG ATTACAGTACTTCGCCAGAGGGCTGCAGGTGTACATTCGCCAGCTGCGAGTGGCCCTGCAAGGCAAGACTGGAGACGCACTGAAGACCGAAGAG AACAAGATCAAAGTGGTGGCTCTGAAGATCACCAACAACATCAACGTTCTGATCAAG GATCTCTTCCACAACCCGCCGTCGTACAAGAGCACAGTCACGCTGTCCTGGAAGCCTGTCCAGAAGGCTGAGGCTGTAGC TCTGAAGCGCCCGTCCGGGGAGGATATGGGTGCAGGCAGTACCATGAAGAAGCAGCTGTCCCCCCCCCTGCCCCGGAGGGACGCACGGCAGATCTACAACCCCCCCAGTGGCAAGTACAGCGCCACCATCGGCAACTTCTCTAACG AGCAGCGCGGAGGCTTCAGGGGCGGCCGGGGAAGAGGATTCGGAGGCAGGGGCCGAGGCCGAATCTACTGA